From a single Intestinibaculum porci genomic region:
- a CDS encoding dicarboxylate/amino acid:cation symporter has protein sequence MKKLRKLPLAGQIFIALVLAIIVGLLMQNQAAIANNYIKPFGTIFLNLVKFIVVPIVLFSIMAGVVSMKDIRKVGKIGGTAVLYYTLTTACATTIGLVIANLAKGFFPKLATGNLSYTASKAPSLMSTIVNIFPDNFISPMVNNNMLQVIVMALIIGFAIILVGEKAEPAIKAIDVLNEIFMKCMDMILHLSPIGVFCLLCPVIAENGAVVIGSLAKVLLVAYLCFAIHAVVVYSMAVRAAGGLSPLEFFKGMLPAMLFAFSSASSVGTLPLNMECAEKLGASKEVTSFVLPLGATINMDGTAIYQGVCAVFIASCFGINLTFGQMITIVLTATLASIGTAGVPGAGMVMLAMVLQSVGLPVAGIALVAGVDRIFDMGRTTLNITGDASCAIIVSHLQKARAKAKEMAYADC, from the coding sequence ATGAAAAAGTTAAGAAAGTTACCACTTGCAGGGCAAATTTTCATTGCCTTAGTACTGGCGATTATTGTTGGTCTGCTCATGCAAAATCAGGCTGCGATCGCCAATAACTACATTAAACCTTTTGGAACGATCTTCTTAAACTTAGTGAAGTTTATCGTTGTGCCAATCGTTTTATTCTCGATTATGGCAGGGGTTGTTTCGATGAAGGATATTCGTAAAGTCGGCAAAATCGGGGGAACCGCTGTACTTTACTACACTTTAACAACCGCTTGTGCGACAACCATCGGTTTAGTCATTGCCAATTTAGCGAAGGGCTTTTTCCCAAAACTCGCGACGGGCAATTTATCGTATACCGCTTCTAAAGCGCCTTCATTAATGTCAACAATCGTCAATATCTTCCCAGATAACTTTATCTCACCAATGGTGAACAACAACATGTTACAGGTCATTGTCATGGCGTTAATTATTGGCTTTGCGATTATCTTAGTAGGGGAAAAAGCTGAGCCAGCTATCAAAGCGATTGATGTGCTCAATGAAATCTTTATGAAGTGTATGGATATGATCTTACACTTATCACCAATTGGTGTCTTCTGTTTGCTTTGTCCGGTTATTGCGGAAAATGGCGCTGTTGTCATCGGCTCTTTAGCCAAAGTCTTATTGGTGGCTTACCTTTGTTTTGCGATTCATGCTGTGGTTGTTTACTCGATGGCTGTCCGCGCCGCTGGCGGATTAAGTCCATTAGAATTTTTCAAAGGAATGCTGCCAGCAATGTTATTTGCCTTCTCAAGTGCTTCTTCCGTAGGGACGCTGCCGCTCAATATGGAATGTGCAGAAAAGTTAGGCGCTTCGAAAGAAGTTACATCTTTCGTCTTACCATTAGGGGCAACCATTAATATGGATGGAACAGCCATCTATCAGGGTGTCTGTGCAGTTTTCATCGCTTCATGTTTCGGCATTAACTTAACCTTTGGTCAGATGATCACCATTGTCTTAACGGCGACCTTAGCGTCTATTGGCACGGCTGGGGTACCTGGCGCGGGGATGGTCATGTTAGCGATGGTCTTACAGTCAGTCGGCTTACCTGTAGCGGGTATTGCCTTAGTGGCTGGCGTCGATCGTATCTTCGATATGGGTCGTACCACTTTAAATATTACTGGCGATGCTTCTTGTGCGATCATTGTGTCACACTTACAGAAAGCCCGTGCGAAGGCGAAGGAAATGGCTTACGCAGATTGTTAA
- a CDS encoding PhoH family protein: protein MEKIIKLEDYTMEEIQTFGGPNEEHLALLEDEFHVDLVIRGDELHISESNEQLEKVIHRLLEMTKKHVRISTKDIMYTIGLSKTSSLDEMDQLYTLKIARTVTGKVITPKTIGQKEYYYALKDHDVVFAIGPAGTGKTYMAVVFAVQALKNNQVKKIILTRPAVEAGESLGFLPGDLKEKIDPYLRPLYDALYDMLGQETTERMIEKGIIEIAPLAYMRGRTLEDAYVILDEAQNTTDNQMKMFLTRLGFNSKMIVTGDITQIDLPHGVRSGLRRAVALLKGVKGIKFVFLSATDVVRHPVVARIIRRYEEAEKEERRDQE, encoded by the coding sequence ATGGAAAAAATCATAAAATTAGAAGATTATACTATGGAAGAAATTCAGACCTTTGGCGGCCCTAATGAAGAACATTTAGCCCTTCTGGAAGATGAATTTCATGTTGACTTAGTCATCCGCGGGGATGAACTGCATATTTCTGAAAGTAATGAACAGTTGGAAAAGGTCATTCATCGCTTATTAGAGATGACCAAGAAACATGTGCGTATCTCAACGAAAGATATTATGTATACGATTGGGTTATCGAAAACATCATCCTTAGATGAGATGGATCAGCTCTATACGTTAAAGATTGCGCGCACCGTCACAGGCAAAGTTATCACCCCAAAAACCATTGGTCAGAAAGAGTATTACTATGCTTTAAAAGACCATGATGTGGTCTTTGCAATTGGTCCGGCTGGAACCGGGAAAACATATATGGCGGTCGTTTTTGCCGTGCAGGCATTAAAGAATAATCAGGTCAAAAAGATTATTTTAACCAGACCAGCGGTAGAGGCCGGGGAATCTTTAGGCTTTTTACCAGGTGATTTAAAAGAAAAGATCGATCCGTATTTAAGACCGCTCTATGATGCCCTCTATGATATGTTAGGGCAGGAGACAACTGAACGGATGATTGAAAAAGGCATTATCGAAATTGCCCCATTAGCTTATATGCGTGGCCGTACTCTTGAAGATGCATATGTCATCTTAGATGAAGCGCAGAATACGACGGATAATCAGATGAAGATGTTCTTAACCCGTTTAGGTTTTAATTCTAAGATGATCGTTACGGGGGATATTACGCAGATCGATTTACCTCATGGCGTGCGCAGCGGACTTCGTCGCGCGGTGGCGTTATTAAAAGGCGTGAAAGGGATTAAATTTGTCTTCCTGTCAGCCACTGATGTCGTGCGTCATCCGGTGGTAGCGAGAATTATTCGCCGTTATGAAGAAGCAGAAAAAGAAGAAAGAAGGGATCAGGAATGA
- the rpsU gene encoding 30S ribosomal protein S21: MAKTVVRENESLDDALRRFKRQVSRTGTLAEARKREFYVKPGLKRKMKSEAARKNQKRRRR; the protein is encoded by the coding sequence ATGGCAAAGACAGTAGTAAGAGAAAACGAATCTCTAGATGATGCTTTACGTCGTTTCAAAAGACAGGTATCTAGAACAGGAACCCTTGCTGAAGCTCGTAAGAGAGAATTCTATGTAAAGCCTGGTTTAAAAAGAAAAATGAAATCAGAAGCTGCTAGAAAAAATCAGAAAAGAAGAAGAAGATAA
- a CDS encoding tellurite resistance TerB C-terminal domain-containing protein, protein MTIDHIITYIEKTLHGTISYELPRFPSYGVFLSPEHHWLGLLMKVGNHEYFDLKLQGEGRHLIGTPPCTAPHQMHSMDWVGIDLSADSSQIIALIKQAYAPYSHQSGMPMAMKETIIDGYHDVKLPVMKNRRISQMHAMYSTSKSEARNFVDQARAMKSYRPRRQVAAPLSAFKSLQEMNDDEIDTYYRLRSNFMKEMYHQRDLNYAKLFACELINGLINKDHMYVLDHLESLADFFKDVYFIRLVHDYKMVYNPGSVGSLQILDGDLGILYKETSDDQLYEGVLVKYGLSQKVLNNNKMLFWYLKPALAKSCIAEKEEAYTLFPGSLYLPINHPYHQTYYEKNTSYQIKGRQCFITHFVLNQEKLTTCIKEIQEDIRSYHAHQMLHGALAPAIDHFLSEDYVYVYPLEDRTFRMPRVFVPRVLEEALRLSKGMSRAQRFLFVGKALVDYVPHRMPELVKADFKSPFTIDYFTYAQWLTYYYLRDAFRKHHDERLFSYGYGVMYISEICNDLDLFTLEERMQEIEMIQPLIIKYRIYPTVSDHLAMNYILYHQLGEPYREKLCAYIRQTYFSGDDSLIYYIHEEDTKEDYLQRLKDHGVAHLTSVAFKGHDTLYQDLLFTCLKKLQASEAYLSYITITYSRRAPFTPLFFAQDYAKENEIVLDPLLKACYHESDDDDFAILVRQKIKVNKLSAVIREIDNQARKIYHRGKPLKEGKLPAKLISMIQEVLASYKPSKETKAVIQSKPIAIDFSALEQIREDAHITTEKLLTEEERALSIEDEEDLLADEINEASFDNPTHLSKEAFTFLTMLMKGQDASDYLKTHHLMASVLAEEINESLFDEIGDNVITFEDDQPMVVEDYLEDLEDYLHT, encoded by the coding sequence ATGACAATCGATCATATCATCACATATATTGAAAAGACCTTACATGGCACCATTAGTTATGAACTCCCTCGTTTTCCTTCTTATGGTGTTTTTTTATCACCAGAACATCATTGGCTAGGTTTACTTATGAAGGTAGGGAATCATGAATACTTTGATCTCAAACTCCAAGGAGAAGGGCGCCATCTCATTGGCACGCCTCCTTGCACTGCTCCCCATCAGATGCATTCTATGGATTGGGTTGGTATTGATTTGAGCGCTGATTCATCACAAATCATTGCTTTGATCAAGCAGGCTTATGCGCCTTATTCACATCAAAGCGGGATGCCGATGGCGATGAAAGAAACCATCATCGATGGCTATCATGATGTGAAGCTGCCTGTGATGAAAAATCGCCGTATTAGTCAGATGCATGCAATGTATTCCACGTCCAAATCAGAAGCGCGAAACTTTGTTGATCAAGCCAGAGCGATGAAAAGCTATCGCCCCAGAAGACAGGTCGCAGCGCCGTTATCCGCTTTTAAATCCTTACAGGAAATGAATGATGATGAGATTGATACTTACTATCGTTTGCGTTCAAATTTTATGAAAGAAATGTATCATCAGCGTGATCTTAATTATGCGAAGCTGTTTGCCTGTGAACTCATCAATGGTCTGATCAATAAAGATCACATGTATGTTTTAGATCATTTAGAAAGCTTAGCAGACTTTTTTAAAGATGTGTATTTTATTCGCCTGGTGCATGATTATAAGATGGTCTATAATCCAGGCAGTGTAGGGTCTTTACAAATCTTAGATGGTGATCTTGGGATCCTTTATAAAGAGACCTCTGACGATCAGCTTTATGAAGGCGTCTTAGTGAAATATGGCTTATCGCAGAAAGTGTTAAACAATAATAAAATGCTCTTTTGGTATCTCAAGCCAGCATTAGCGAAAAGCTGTATTGCCGAGAAAGAAGAAGCGTATACGCTTTTTCCCGGCAGTCTGTACTTGCCAATCAATCATCCCTATCATCAGACGTATTATGAAAAGAATACAAGCTATCAAATCAAGGGGAGGCAGTGTTTCATCACACACTTTGTGCTCAACCAGGAAAAACTCACAACCTGCATCAAAGAGATTCAGGAAGATATACGCTCTTATCATGCGCATCAGATGCTGCATGGCGCGCTTGCACCAGCGATTGATCATTTCCTGAGCGAAGATTATGTGTATGTTTATCCGCTAGAAGATCGCACTTTTCGCATGCCGCGGGTCTTTGTGCCGCGCGTCTTAGAAGAAGCTTTACGTTTAAGCAAAGGGATGAGCAGAGCGCAACGTTTCTTATTTGTGGGCAAAGCGTTAGTGGATTATGTGCCTCATCGTATGCCTGAGCTCGTCAAAGCGGATTTCAAATCTCCCTTCACTATTGATTATTTCACGTATGCGCAGTGGTTAACATATTACTATTTACGTGATGCCTTTCGTAAGCATCATGATGAACGTTTGTTTAGCTATGGCTATGGGGTTATGTATATCAGCGAAATCTGCAATGATCTTGATTTGTTTACGTTAGAAGAGCGCATGCAGGAAATAGAGATGATTCAGCCGCTGATTATAAAATATCGGATCTATCCCACAGTATCTGATCATTTGGCGATGAACTATATTCTCTATCATCAATTAGGCGAGCCCTATCGTGAAAAGCTGTGTGCTTACATTCGCCAAACTTATTTTTCTGGTGATGATAGTTTGATCTATTATATTCATGAAGAAGATACAAAAGAAGATTATTTACAACGTTTGAAAGACCATGGCGTTGCCCATCTCACCAGCGTTGCTTTTAAAGGGCATGATACACTTTATCAGGATCTGCTTTTTACTTGCCTTAAAAAGCTGCAAGCATCGGAAGCGTATTTATCTTATATCACCATCACTTATAGCCGCCGGGCCCCGTTCACACCGCTCTTTTTTGCCCAGGACTATGCCAAAGAGAATGAGATTGTTCTTGATCCTTTATTAAAAGCGTGTTATCACGAGTCTGATGACGACGATTTTGCCATCCTTGTCAGACAGAAAATAAAAGTGAATAAGCTATCAGCGGTAATAAGAGAAATTGACAATCAGGCACGTAAGATCTATCATCGCGGAAAACCGTTAAAAGAAGGCAAATTACCAGCAAAGCTGATCTCTATGATTCAAGAGGTATTAGCATCTTATAAACCGTCCAAGGAAACCAAAGCAGTCATTCAATCAAAACCCATTGCCATTGATTTTAGTGCGCTTGAGCAGATTCGTGAAGATGCCCATATAACAACGGAAAAGCTGTTAACCGAAGAAGAGAGGGCCTTATCAATTGAAGATGAAGAAGATTTACTAGCTGATGAGATAAATGAGGCATCATTTGACAATCCAACACATTTAAGTAAAGAGGCTTTTACTTTCCTGACAATGTTAATGAAAGGGCAGGATGCCTCTGACTATTTAAAAACCCATCATTTGATGGCTTCCGTTTTAGCGGAAGAGATCAATGAAAGTCTCTTTGATGAGATTGGTGATAATGTCATCACATTTGAAGATGACCAGCCGATGGTTGTGGAAGATTACTTAGAAGATCTTGAAGATTATTTGCATACATAA
- a CDS encoding CapA family protein yields the protein MIKGLAMKSVALALVCSGVVGCQNEQKTVAKETPTKVKTVTRQAKTVKKASKDVYITLSAAGDTTLGKDPKQSYSRTLPAYYDRYGSSYFLKKVAPVFAKDDVSVVNFEGTLTNVATPMKKAFTFKGPAKYMDILKKGHIDVASFANNHCKDYGQKSYSDTLKAFKDYQMTYASFEHVGVYQVKGVKLGFISVDFNQAMPFGSMPYAKRLIRDGVKKCKAQKTNAIVVSMHGGIEGTHSLTSLQKDLGHYAINQGASLVLGHHPHVLQGVERYKGAYIAYSLGNFCFGGNTNPKDKETMILQKTFHFKDGKLIKDKQLKMIPCRLSSVTYKNDYQPTIVSGAEKTRIIHHMNSYSKSLGVGFKNDGNVR from the coding sequence ATGATTAAAGGATTAGCCATGAAAAGCGTTGCCTTAGCGTTAGTATGCAGCGGCGTTGTAGGCTGTCAAAATGAGCAAAAAACGGTGGCGAAAGAAACGCCGACAAAGGTCAAAACAGTGACGCGTCAAGCAAAAACAGTGAAAAAAGCAAGTAAGGATGTCTATATTACGTTATCAGCAGCGGGTGATACCACCTTAGGAAAAGATCCGAAACAATCCTACAGTCGCACTTTGCCAGCTTATTATGATCGTTATGGTTCTTCTTATTTCTTGAAAAAGGTTGCCCCTGTCTTTGCGAAAGATGATGTCAGTGTGGTTAACTTTGAAGGCACATTAACGAATGTGGCGACGCCAATGAAAAAAGCCTTTACTTTTAAAGGACCCGCTAAATATATGGACATTTTAAAGAAAGGTCATATTGACGTTGCGTCCTTTGCTAATAACCATTGTAAGGATTATGGACAAAAGAGTTATAGCGATACCTTAAAAGCATTTAAAGACTATCAGATGACTTATGCCTCTTTTGAACATGTGGGTGTTTATCAGGTCAAAGGGGTGAAGCTAGGTTTTATCTCCGTTGATTTTAACCAGGCGATGCCATTTGGATCGATGCCTTATGCGAAACGCTTGATCAGAGATGGGGTTAAAAAATGTAAGGCGCAAAAGACCAATGCTATTGTCGTGAGCATGCATGGCGGGATTGAAGGGACCCATAGCTTAACATCTTTACAGAAAGATTTAGGCCATTATGCGATCAACCAGGGAGCAAGTTTAGTACTTGGTCATCATCCTCATGTCTTACAGGGGGTAGAACGCTATAAAGGGGCTTATATTGCTTATTCTTTAGGAAACTTCTGCTTTGGCGGAAATACCAATCCTAAAGATAAAGAAACGATGATTTTACAGAAGACGTTCCATTTTAAAGATGGCAAACTGATAAAAGACAAACAGTTAAAAATGATTCCATGTCGTTTATCATCTGTCACCTATAAAAATGATTATCAGCCAACGATTGTCTCAGGCGCCGAAAAAACGCGGATCATTCACCATATGAATAGCTATTCCAAGTCTTTAGGGGTAGGATTCAAGAATGATGGGAATGTAAGATAA